The sequence CCGACCGCCAGCCAGCACTGCCCTGATCGCTACCTACGCCCTCCCATGGCCGTGAATCGTCCATGAGTACAACCACCGGAGGGCCAAAGCGGCGATCAAGCTGGCCGGCAGGGGCAAGTCCGGGGCTGACGGTGGGTCGCCGATTCCGGTTGATGATGAGGGGAGCGCTCATGCCGACCAGGAGCGCCGCGACGGCGGCCGAGCCCGGCGAAAGCCCAGGTAGTGAGCCAGCAGCGGGCGAGCACACCTCTGCTCCTCGCAGCCTGACGGCCTCGGCGGCAGCCGCCGACCCAAGGCGGAAGCCGGCACGCGCGGAGCTACTGGCGGCCTACGGTCGCGCGGTCCCAGACCTGATCAGGCCCGGCCTGAAGGTACTGATCTGCGGGATCAACCCGTCGCTCGCCGCCGGCGCGACCGGTTTTCACTTCGGGGGCACCGCGAACCGGCTGTGGGCAACCCTGCACCAGGCCGGGTTCACCGACCGCCAACTGCACCCCTCCGAGACCGACGAGCTGCTCGCCCGCGGCATCGGCATCACCAACATCGTGAACCGGGCCACCGCCCGCGCGGACGAGATCAGCGACGACGAGATCCGCGCCGGCGTGGGCCGGCTCACCGCCACCGTCGACCGGTACCAGCCCGGGTGGCTGGCCTTCCTCGGCCTCGGCGCCTAC is a genomic window of Pseudofrankia inefficax containing:
- the mug gene encoding G/U mismatch-specific DNA glycosylase, whose protein sequence is MPTRSAATAAEPGESPGSEPAAGEHTSAPRSLTASAAAADPRRKPARAELLAAYGRAVPDLIRPGLKVLICGINPSLAAGATGFHFGGTANRLWATLHQAGFTDRQLHPSETDELLARGIGITNIVNRATARADEISDDEIRAGVGRLTATVDRYQPGWLAFLGLGAYRTAFGVKKATVGRQPDHLGPVGVWLLPNPSGLNAHYSLPALVGAYRELYEAANAS